Proteins found in one Aethina tumida isolate Nest 87 chromosome 1, icAetTumi1.1, whole genome shotgun sequence genomic segment:
- the LOC109609332 gene encoding uncharacterized protein LOC109609332, producing the protein MKCMICDQAFTNDSDVSVIQCGHVFDSPCISQSLEITGTCPRCGETCSSESMHKLFGITFEYTDRTSDFRKQRDALNDNFCRKFYEIMCLKEEYSDTVKKSDELKNQVEEIKQRNETVTANVDNLKVTEASLKRTNSRLRKSVWNRCRNYYKLHRLINAQLIGICANKLKKYEAGIMRLEKSYDDAKQLKQYEKRSLENKLNEYKRRLDLHQTSGSLEDDHASESVIGQGVETNNSSISNSCNKLENKLEEHKSQLAAHETLDSPENDHASKAVTGQGLKRNNSSISDSSDELVHKKNKMDQTPESINIISAMLSGDG; encoded by the exons ATGAAGTGTATGATTTGCGATCAAGCATTTACCAATGACTCGGATGTGTCCGTTATTCAGTGTGGTCATGTTTTTGATAGTCCTTGCATCTCTCAAAGCCTGGAAAT AACGGGAACATGTCCACGGTGCGGCGAAACGTGTTCTAGCGAGTCTATGCACAAACTGTTTGGCATTACGTTCGAATATACCGATCGGACAAGTGACTTTCGAAAACAGCGGGATGCTTTAAACGACAATTTCTGTCGGAAATTTTATGAGATTATGTGTTTGAAGGAGGAATACTCAGACACGGTGAAAAAGTCTGACGAACTGAAAAATCAAgttgaagaaattaaacagCGTAACGAAACCGTTACCGCTAATGTCGATAACCTAAAAGTAACTGAAGCTTCCCTAAAACGGACGAACTCTAGATTAAGGAA GTCAGTTTGGAATAGGTGtagaaattactataaattacATCGTTTAATAAACGCACAACTTATTGGTATTTgtgcaaataaattgaaaaaatatgaagcAGGAATCATGAGATTGGA aaaatcgtACGATGATGCCAAACAATTGAAACAATATGAAAAACGTTCCCtggaaaataaactaaatgaatataaaagacGATTAGATCTACACCAG ACATCAGGCAGTCTGGAAGATGATCACGCATCAGAAAGTGTCATAGGACAAGGAGTTGAAACAAACAATTCGTCAATTTCGAATTCTTGTAACAAACTGGAAAATAAACTAGAGGAACATAAATCACAATTAGCAGCACACGAG ACATTAGACAGTCCCGAAAATGATCATGCATCAAAAGCTGTCACAGGACAAGGACTTAAAAGAAACAATTCGTCCATTTCGGATTCTTCTGACGAACTGGtacataaaaagaataaaatggaTCAGACTCCagaaagtataaatattatatctgctatg TTATCTGGAGATGGCTGA